Genomic window (Arachis hypogaea cultivar Tifrunner chromosome 13, arahy.Tifrunner.gnm2.J5K5, whole genome shotgun sequence):
AGTCATAACTCAGAAGCCTGATTTTGTATACAACAGACTTAAGAAATCAGTATATATGAATTAGGTTCATTATTTTTGTAAGGTTTAGATATCATGTGTTTTTAGAGCACATGTTAAGGTTACTACTAATagaaattttttaactttttatcttaatAAATGCACAATAAATACATTGGAAACTAAACTTTGCATTCTTCTCTAAAAAAGACTTTCTTAATTGATAATATTAACTGTATTCTTAAAGTACATGTTAACTGAACactttttttaatctaatattttatctatattaatagttattttaaaGAACAATTCAACATGATCAATAAATATTATCAGTTTTTGTCCGTATTTAGCCAAGAATAATTCATACCCATATTTAAAAGgattttgcacacatgaatcaaTATCATTTACACTTATATTTTTCAGGATTTGTACATATGAATTAGtcaaatttattttgttaaagataatttaatatttataatggtAAAATAATggtaaaaaaacatgaaaaattgataatctaaaaaatttcTCTATTTTAAAAGAGGTATTAGTATTAcagtattattatattatttattttatgattgTTGGTGACCAGGCTGTGCCTAATTCCAGTGAGCCCATTGGGAATGTTTGTTCGGTAAACAAAAGAGTTGACTAAATAGTGCTTCTCATTCATTGATGTCACTTATAGAAAAtttaataaattctaattaataataacTTTTCCAATTGGCTAGAGGGTGCCTTTGAATAGAAGCAAATATTCATTTATGAAGTCCAAAGAAATATGAGAAGTTATTAAGAACTttctaaaacatatatatattttttttaagattttatggaataaacataaaatattttccaATGGtgtctaataattttttaagaaagaTAGACATTATTTAAACACCTAAAATTAAAGTGTTTATTCACATCAACTCGAGTTAAAGCTAATAAatcaaatgtaaaaaaaaaagaaaatttaattgacaaaatgaaaagaaaaaaagaaactaaaaaaaatgtttgaattGAAAGAGTTACCTCTTTGTGATCAACAGGAACAGAAGGGTACAATCTGAGAGCTTCAGAAAGAGCAGCATGCAAATAATCCATCTTCTTAATCTCTTCAGGCCTAAATGTCAAACCCTCAAAAAACTCTTCTTTCTTCATATTCATTTTCATATCAATATCTTCTCTCTGTTTCACTACCCTGCATATCTCTTCTACTATCTTCTCTTCCACTTCAGGGTTCTGATCAAGCAGCCAGAAAAACCAGCTTAAAGCCACAGAAGAAGTGTCTCTCCCTGCAAGAATGAAGTTCACACATATATCCCTCAAGAACTTATCCGAATAGGCTTCACCATTCTCATCCTTCAGCCCCATGAAAATGGTTAACAAATCTGATCTTTGCTTGTCATCACAGAACAAAGACAGTTCTTTCTTTCTTGTCCTAATAACATTCTCAGCAAACTCATCAACCCCTTTTATAGATTCCTTCAACTTTCTCTCCATCCCCAAATTGAGGAACCTCATTGCCTTCCATACACATGTTGGGACAACGAATCGAAGAACTGTTACTTCTGTTGCATCCTCAAAGGCCTTAGCAAATGGTATTTTAGGTAACCCCGGCTGCAAGCAACCGGGATCAACCCCAAATGCAATCAAACAAACATTGTCAAAAGTTAGTCTCAACAAGATGTCTTGTAAATCAATGGAAACATTCTCCTTAATGGCGGATTCTAAGACCGGTAAGAGCCTCGAATGAACAAGCTCAAACAAGGATTCAGTAGTTAACTTCCTGAATTTTGCTGAATGGAACTCAATGCTTGCTGTTTTCCTCTGCTTCTGCCAAGTCTCGTCGTCGGCGTTGAAGATTCCATCTCCAAGTAGGTCTCTCACCGTGTCCCTGAAGTATCTCCCTTTGGGGAACAAAGAAAACTTTGTCTTGAGAAGATGCTCGAGGTTTCGCGGATCGGCCGTGACAATGCAGTTGAGGCTGCTAAACCAAGGCCCTTTGAATCTGAATGTACCATTTTGCTGTTTAAGCACATCAGTGATCCATTCATAGAGGTTAGTTCTTAGTGCAAAGAACAAAGAAGGTAACATTCCAAGAAGAGGCCAAATTGGTAAGCCAtaatgcttcttttgccttagagAATGAATCACTATGAAAACAGTGATTGCTAGAAGAATCTCCAACATTTGGATATGTTGCATTAGAAAAAGACTAAGTGTGAAGATGTTGTTTCCATTGGGAAGATCTTGTTGGGGGGTTGTGAGATTAAGATTGAGATTGAGATTGCTGAGTTTGGTCATGGTTTTTGTGTTGGAATGATAGGGAATGTGAAAGAATTGCATGTGCTTATTGTTGTTGGTTAGTTTGAAGAAGAATAATGGTAATAACATTTGTGGGGGTGTGGTCATGTATGTTATATGGGGGAGAGAAGAGAGATTTGTGTTTTCTTGGCGTGCTTAGTTTTGAACAAACGGTTTTGATTTGGTGAGCTGAAAATTAAATGTGTGCCAATTGGGATTAAGAACTGGAACAGTGTACGAGGGACTGTTCACTTGTTTGGTACAAGTTATAAGAATCAGTGAAATGGATTTAGgagtataatataatattaatatgaaAGGAAGTTGAATTTGGGATTTTGAGTGTCAAAAAGGACTATTTAAATTTGAGATTACACATTATGACTAAGGAGGATGGGAAGTGGGTGTGTTGGATTACCTAAGTATGAATACATTTTATGTACTTCTAATCTCACAAGTTTCTTTAGGATTAGAACCTTAATCAATAACTACCTAGTTGTAGTTGTTCCCccctcttttatttgtttattgaaaaatatttttttttaacatctatattaatattgtattttattgTAACatctagtttaattttttttttttaaatttggtatgCTTCATATTTTAACAAAAGTGCTTTATGTACACTAAAAGTCAGTCACTATATCACTATATAAGTATTgattcacataattttttttaactaaattatttgtaaacaaaaaaataaaatttttataataaaataatcaaatatgtaataaatatttaattaaatttatttataataatataatctttttttataaaatactaaATATGTATTTCTATTGACAGATCTAATTTTTTGTCacgggggttcggctatatttttatgttggttgccgaagacctaacacaaccctcctcctttatccgggcttgggaccggctatgtaccgcaagtgtaacataggcggagtagagttggagtagcacccattgtggaaaagatggttgaatcgcgtctcaggtggtttggacatgtgagaagaagaccgatagaacatccagtcaggagggtggatgagatggaagatggacaaagggcgaaaggcagaggaagacctaagaagaccatccatgaggtggtcaaacgagatctacatgtaaacggtctctctgtagacatgatacatgacagaacacaatggcgtcgtttaattcatgtagccgaccctacttagtgggacaagactttgttgttgttgtagttcTAATTTTTTGTGTATCTTTAGCTTAATAGTTATTTCAATACTCGAATTATTATTCTTCATATGTAAGTCatgttgaatttaatttaattggaaatattttttatacaccTAATAATAATCGGTTTTCCATTTAGATGCCAATTTAAAAAATTCTTGATGAAATTTTAATCTCTGTTAACTTTAATAATTCATCGTACAAATAATCTTATTGAATGGACTCTTTTGGTAACACTCTTCAAAAGTGATTCAATTGATGTTGTGTTACAACAAATGGCAAACATCCATGGTTGTACACGCGCTCAACTAACCCAACGAAAtcatgacccaaaaaaaaaaaaaaaaaaaacctaacccAACGAAACCCGTCATCAAAGTTTATATGTTGCCGTAATTCTAATTTATTAATACTATCATTATTTGTTAGTTAAATATAACAATTATTTTAGTTTTGCCACTTGTGTTTATATATAAGATGGGGTAGCAAACAAGTTTCAACAGCGTATGTAATATTCTTACATGATTTTCTTTGTGATTTTTGTCCAAAATATTCTACAAATACCATATATAAGCATCAATACAATCACTCCTTACTAATACAAAAATAtgatattagaatatatatatatattccttttTCATGTGAATATATTTGATTATATAGGATAATAAAGTGTGATTATAATTGCAAATTTGTACGTtgaatgttttaattttttttttttgttagtcaatgaattattacatatataaagcGGAGTTTAAAACTCTAACATCACTTATTAAAATGGATAAATGAGGTAATTActcaattaatttaaattagttattaattttgttgtttttttaatataatattattactcAATAAATATGCAGACTTATTTGGATTTTAGATGATATATGATCTGTACTGATCAAATGCTAAATGCAATTAGATCAAGGTGTAGGTGACTTTGTAGGCAGGTTAATTTCTGAATTTACTTCAATTAAATGTTAATAAAAATGTTTACTTAACTTGGTTGATCTTGAATAGCGGGAAAGATTTTGCTTAACAAAGAAGCTAGCTAGCACATACATTGAGTTAGTTACGACAGTAACATAGGTCATTAAAATAAATATCCTAATATATCAAATGAtgagaaataattttttattctttaaaggtAGATTCAATATGTGTTcattccaattttttttctttttttaagtaAAGTGAGAATTAGGTATTTAAGCGAGATGTTAAAagattatcagaatttattatatGGTCATTATTTAGctattaacttaatttttttagtataatttttttaatttagtaatccAACAGCATATTTTAtctcatacttttaaatattgatggttaattaatggtaaaaaataataaattttgataattttttaatatttttcttaaattaattagatcctaaaaaaaaatagtatcatAAGTCCTCCACAATAACAAACAATGAATctattatatttttctatcaATTTATCATGTAAGACTTAACAGTAGTAGTGGTTATGTATATAGTTAATTATAGTGATATGTTTGTTCATAGAAGATTgttatgaaaataataatttttggagTCAAACTTAACTTGTTTCATTAAAAATTTGTAGTAAATAGAACGCAATCGATAAGAGTtatataaaaacttaaaatataactaatactTCACTATTTAAAATGATATTGTTTTCATGTTCATATAGCAATAAATAAGATACGTcactataaataatgaaatatatgaacaattttattatattttgtactATTTACTAATAATTCTGTAATTTATTATAATAGAAaatctaattaatatttaaaaaaaaaaactaattagtttaaagtataaaatttttaaaacttaactaATTGTTACTTCACTCAAAATTTAAGTATAAATAGATGTTTGTTTTTGTATGCGTTTTTATTCGGATCACATTAATGTATTTCTCTATAATCTTGTAACAGTAATATTAAGTTGGTTGATAATGGTTGGTCAAAAATATTGTTTGACACTAACATGATTTTGCGTGGTTGAGATTTAATTCTAATTATGGGAATAAGTAAGTTAATATCCTATGAAAGGAAAACTTTAGGAAGGAATGTAGATGAACGTTGAGGCTGCTGTTGCTCACCTAATCAATATATCAAATATGAGAATGTGaatatcaattaaaaaatatgaaaaattcaaAGTAGCTAGGAAATCTACTTGTTCTAAGAGGAGGCACTCAGTGATTGGAGGCTCCTAGTTCAGACTTCAGTGTACAACTATTATACCAATTAAAATTATAGTCTGGTAAtaaaattggtaaattttcaacTGGTCACAATCTAATTgtaataaatatagaaaaaaaatcagaagataatcaaaatttattgttttgattatcagttttaattattaatttaatttttttaatttaataatatattttaatttatacttttaaatattaataactaattaaatatatttttcccTATCTAAGCTAACtattaaatatttgaattgaCAAATTGTTACTttcaagtttcaaaatttaatatattaaaacacaagtattAATTCCACCAAAACCGAGAGTATAGCCTTTGGGGTGAGATCGGCATTTACTACCCAAGATTGCGAATTGAACACGGTGAATCATGTGTTTTGGAGGGGACTTAATTATTTATCCATCTATTATTTCTCGATGGTTGTTAGTTATAAAAAGTTGTTTTTTaacaaaatctaataaataaatgtataagACGATTAATCTTAAATTTACGGAGTGGTGTTAAACTGTTGATAGTGTCAGAAATAAACAGTCAAAACCCTAGCAGAGAAAGAGTACGTACTCCGTACTCaaagagaatgagagaaggagaaaGCGGGGGCGAGCGgttgagggtgaaacacggtgaggaagatggccatgccatcggaagagataagggggagagcgtGGGTGGGTATGTATCCGGTGTTAAGGAGGGTTCTTCTCGAGAGGGGTTAGGAAAGCCATCCAAGGTCTCTTTTAGAGATAAAGTTATTGGTGCAGAAAAGTCTAAGGCCTTTGCATTAGTAGGGTCTTTATCTGGGGATGGTATCGCGACGGTGACAGGTAAGCAAGGTGATTCTCGTCCACCAAGTGTCAGTTTTACCAAGGAGGCAAAGAGCTGTCTAGCTGAACCTTATAAGGAAGCCATCGTGATCAAGGTGCTGGATAAGTATTATGGCTACACGGCTCTCATGCATAAGCTCCGGATAGTATGGCGCATCAAAggagggtttgatttgttggatgtgggatttggatattttttggttaaatttgatattgctggggatcgtgagaaagtcattcttggtggcccgtggttgatagacggtcactatgttgcagtaaagccatgggatgtggattttaggccatgcgaaaaatcctttggatcaacgctggtatggattcgagtctcgggacttccaatttggtgctaccaggaacaagcaatgctgcgaattgcttctgcaattgggattccggtgaaagtagatttggctactaagctcgcagaaagaggaaaatatgcccgagcttgtgttcaaattaatcttgagttgcctgtaatcaaacatattatagtggagggtgtgacttatgaagtggagtacgagagtttacagttgatttgtgctacttgtgcacggtatgggcatgataaatcgttgtgcatggagaaggagTCCTTGGAAGGAAACATAAATTCCTTTGGTGATGGAAAAAATAATGAAGCCCCAACACTAGTGCCACACAACAATCACGAGATTCAAAAAGAGGCTGAATCAGAAGCTCGTGATTTGGgtgagaaattaggagttgttaaagggaaggatgtggttacggaatcattggctcctcacgtgcctgatggtcttgttaatgaggcatgcatggatgatggagaaggctggcaacaagtgctgcgtaagaaaaaatttacaatgggccagtcatcaagtttgaaggaccaagatggaaagcagcacaagtttggttcgagaagggttccaaggcccaatttgcatggtgatggaggcaaatcaactggcattaggatggggaagcaagaaaaacatgaaattgcgccatctccatcgcgcagaactcctgcacgtcgtggaatttctctacggaagcgtcctcggccttcctccttgcagaactcgccagttgataaaaatggtggcACAACGGAGGAAACCTTAGTAGATGGAAGCATGGCAAGTGCAGTGTCAGGGGGTCCAAAGGTGGCAATTATTGAGGATCAGAGTGTGCCAGTACCGCaggacaaaccacctattgaggttggtgattctgtttagagtttatgttcttatttattctgtccctattatttatggatagtttaaatatgattgtt
Coding sequences:
- the LOC112737105 gene encoding cytochrome P450 86B1; translated protein: MTTPPQMLLPLFFFKLTNNNKHMQFFHIPYHSNTKTMTKLSNLNLNLNLTTPQQDLPNGNNIFTLSLFLMQHIQMLEILLAITVFIVIHSLRQKKHYGLPIWPLLGMLPSLFFALRTNLYEWITDVLKQQNGTFRFKGPWFSSLNCIVTADPRNLEHLLKTKFSLFPKGRYFRDTVRDLLGDGIFNADDETWQKQRKTASIEFHSAKFRKLTTESLFELVHSRLLPVLESAIKENVSIDLQDILLRLTFDNVCLIAFGVDPGCLQPGLPKIPFAKAFEDATEVTVLRFVVPTCVWKAMRFLNLGMERKLKESIKGVDEFAENVIRTRKKELSLFCDDKQRSDLLTIFMGLKDENGEAYSDKFLRDICVNFILAGRDTSSVALSWFFWLLDQNPEVEEKIVEEICRVVKQREDIDMKMNMKKEEFFEGLTFRPEEIKKMDYLHAALSEALRLYPSVPVDHKEVVEDDTFPDGTVLKKGTKVIYAIYSMGRMEAIWGKDCREFKPERWLRDNARFMSESAYKFTAFNGGPRLCLGKDFAYYQMKYAAASIIFRYRVKVVENHPVVPKLALTMYMKHGIKVSLHKRDAEEIYKYLRG